In one Staphylococcus lutrae genomic region, the following are encoded:
- a CDS encoding nucleotide pyrophosphohydrolase codes for MKQQSLSEMQKEVDAYISQFKTGYFSPLANLARLTEEVGELAREINHYHGEKKKKESEAANTIEAELGDNLFVLLCLANSLNIDMTDSFNQTMEKFNRRDKHRFERKS; via the coding sequence ATGAAACAACAATCACTCTCGGAAATGCAAAAAGAAGTGGACGCATACATCTCACAATTTAAAACGGGGTATTTTTCACCACTTGCCAATCTCGCTCGATTAACTGAGGAAGTCGGTGAACTTGCGCGAGAAATCAATCATTATCACGGTGAAAAAAAGAAAAAAGAGAGTGAAGCTGCCAACACCATCGAAGCAGAATTAGGAGATAATCTTTTTGTTCTACTTTGTCTTGCCAATTCCCTTAATATCGATATGACCGACAGTTTTAACCAAACAATGGAAAAATTCAATCGTCGTGATAAACATCGATTTGAAAGAAAATCGTAA